The following coding sequences lie in one Flavobacterium sediminis genomic window:
- a CDS encoding HNH endonuclease signature motif containing protein, translating into MDELVDIENHIFNRIIKGRFTKKTLKSNIDLLDEAGNTLFRLAKEDYESFINFAKKTSKERKKIIDEVNLKLNSNGKKYNPRNARLKGYEVPKSKVGASPDFSTAPKYLYNDKSIVKIQIKSERNLDFIESFKVMGITDKKTMKVILKDYTWHHLDDLNSELECTMQLVLREAHEATYGHFGSAGQAQKSIPLKKYL; encoded by the coding sequence TTGGATGAATTAGTTGATATTGAAAATCATATCTTTAATAGAATTATTAAGGGAAGATTCACTAAAAAAACTTTAAAATCAAACATAGATTTATTAGATGAGGCTGGAAATACGTTGTTTAGGTTAGCGAAGGAAGATTATGAAAGTTTTATAAATTTTGCGAAAAAAACTTCAAAAGAGAGAAAAAAAATTATTGATGAAGTAAATTTAAAACTAAACAGTAATGGTAAAAAGTATAATCCTAGAAATGCTAGATTAAAAGGATATGAAGTTCCTAAAAGTAAAGTAGGTGCTTCACCAGATTTCTCTACAGCACCTAAGTATCTCTATAATGATAAAAGTATAGTAAAGATTCAGATAAAAAGTGAACGAAATCTTGATTTTATAGAATCTTTTAAAGTAATGGGTATAACTGATAAAAAAACAATGAAAGTAATTTTAAAAGATTATACTTGGCATCATTTAGACGATTTAAACTCTGAATTGGAATGTACAATGCAATTGGTTTTACGTGAAGCACATGAAGCCACTTATGGACATTTTGGTTCTGCGGGACAGGCACAGAAATCAATACCTTTAAAAAAATATTTATAA
- a CDS encoding SMI1/KNR4 family protein, translating to MNNFILTEQVVTTLDVSNLEFEIGITLPEKYKEHILRFNGGCPDEKDCFKGKVIAHFYPIKYGKSPLEKTYDRIKDLLPNKFLNFAYDGGGNPFCFNLNDGINYGKIYYCPMDMGEVEPEFLANSFEEFMNGLTEDCDY from the coding sequence ATGAACAATTTTATACTGACTGAACAAGTAGTAACAACTTTAGATGTTTCAAATTTAGAATTTGAAATTGGAATAACCCTTCCTGAAAAATATAAAGAGCATATACTAAGGTTTAATGGTGGATGCCCAGACGAAAAAGACTGTTTTAAAGGGAAAGTAATTGCACACTTTTATCCTATTAAATATGGAAAATCTCCATTGGAAAAGACATATGATAGGATAAAAGACCTATTACCAAACAAATTTCTGAATTTTGCTTATGATGGAGGAGGAAATCCTTTTTGCTTCAATCTTAATGATGGTATTAATTATGGTAAAATATATTATTGCCCAATGGATATGGGAGAAGTTGAACCTGAATTTTTAGCAAATTCATTTGAAGAATTTATGAATGGATTAACTGAGGATTGTGATTATTAA